Proteins from a genomic interval of Harpia harpyja isolate bHarHar1 chromosome 9, bHarHar1 primary haplotype, whole genome shotgun sequence:
- the NOC4L gene encoding nucleolar complex protein 4 homolog, whose product MARAAALASSLEAVLGSRSNANRVFEILELLAGREEEEEEEDVLCAARTCSRLFGALLERRELFVGQLPAEEASVAGDYSAEDKYKIWMRHRYNDCVGCLAELMGHGAFQVKESSLCTLMKFVELEARYPLIKVEWKGTLTFPRELLKVVVDGLLPLNEDASLLISRFQEYMEYDDVRYFVIKAVTENIGQVMQKTKERPLPFYQQNVFSLISPINMPNKECDMVKFMVKQDNWEELKVSKLQAHKQAFEKMWLSFLKHKLPTGLYKKVLVILHDSILPYMNEPTLMIDFLTVAYGIGGAISLLALNGLFILIHQHNLEYPDFYKKLYSLLDPSIYHVKYRARFFHLADLFLSSSHLPAYLVAAFIKRLSRLALTAPPEALLMVIPFICNLFRRHPACRVLIHRPNGPEGMSEDPYIMEEEKPSESRALESSLWEIQSLQNHYHPDVAKAAAILNQSLSEIEDDISGLLELSAYELFDKEVKKKAIDVPLEFEQVRGLLGKKNDIFAEHFTLD is encoded by the exons ATGGCGCGGGCCGCAGCGCTCGCCTCCAGCCTGGAAGCCGTGCTGGGGAGCCGCAGCAATGCCAACCGCGTCTTCGAGATCCTGGAGCTGCTGGCG ggccgggaggaggaggaggaggaggaggacgtcCTCTGCGCCGCCCGGACCTGCAGCCGGCTCTTCGGGGCGCTGCTGGAGCGGAGGGAGCTGTTCGTGGGCCAGCTGCCCGCCGAGGAGGCCTCTGTCGCCG GTGACTACAGCGCTGAGGACAAATACAAGATATGGATGAGGCACCGCTACAACGACTGCGTGGGTTGCTTGGCAGAACTGATGGGACACGGTGCCTTCCAGGTCAAG gaatcgTCACTCTGCACCCTCATGAAGTTTGTTGAGTTGGAGGCACGATATCCATTGATCAAAGTAGAGTGGAAGGGGACTTTAACTTTTCCTCGTGAACTTCTTAAG GTAGTTGTTGATGGCTTGCTTCCGTTAAATGAGGACGCTTCACTCCTGATCTCTCGCTTTCAAGAATATATGGAGTATGATGACGTTCGGTACTTTGTCATAAAGGCGGTCACTGAGAATATTGGACAAGTCATGCAGAAGACAAAAGAG AGGCCTCTGCCATTTTACCAGCAGAACGTATTTTCCCTCATTTCGCCCATTAACATGCCGAACAAAGAGTGTGACATGGTCAAATTTATGGTGAAGCAAG ATAACTGGGAGGAATTGAAAGTGTCGAAGCTGCAG GCACACAAGCAGGCGTTTGAAAAAATGTGGCTCAGTTTTTTGAAGCACAAG CTACCCACTGGCCTTTACAAAAAAGTTCTTGTCATTCTACATGACTCCATCCTGCCTTATATGAATGAGCCCACTCTCATGATAGACTTCTTGACAGTGGCCTATGGCATAG GTGGAGCAATCAGTCTTCTAGCCTTAAATGGATTATTTATTCTGATTCATCAGCATAATCT gGAATATCCTGACTTTTACAAAAAGCTGTATAGTCTTTTAGACCCTTCTATATATCATGTGAAGTACCGAGCCCGCTTTTTCCATTTGGCTGATCTGTTTTTGTCTTCATC TCACTTGCCAGCCTACCTGGTGGCAGCATTTATAAAGCGCCTCTCCCGGCTGGCCCTGACTGCTCCTCCCGAAGCTCTACTCATGGTCATTCCCTTCATCTGTAATCTCTTTCGGAGGCATCCTGCATGCAGAGTGCTGATACACAGACCTAATGGGCCAGAAG GTATGTCAGAAGATCCATATATTATGGAGGAGGAGAAGCCATCTGAAAGCAGGGCTTTGGAGAGCTCTCTCTGGGAGATTCAG TCTCTACAAAACCATTATCACCCAGATGTGGCCAAGGCAGCTGCTATCCTGAACCAGTCGCTGTCTGAAATAGAGGATGACATATCAGGGCTCCTGGAGCTCTCAGCTTATGAG ctTTTTGataaagaagtaaagaaaaaggcTATTGATGTGCCCTTGGAGTTTGAGCAAGTACGAGGTTtgttggggaagaaaaatgatATTTTTGCAGAGCACTTCACTTTAGATTGA